The proteins below are encoded in one region of Triticum aestivum cultivar Chinese Spring chromosome 1B, IWGSC CS RefSeq v2.1, whole genome shotgun sequence:
- the LOC123087980 gene encoding phosphoglycerate kinase, cytosolic-like, protein MLYMGIGVVDGGGSSSSSTPLLLLQQYARLRVAHPSWQLTVQRQVAKIVPATAIPDGWMGLDVGPDCIKTFAEALDTAKTVIWNGPMGVFEFEKFSAGTDAIAKQLAELTGKGVTTIIGGGDSVAAVEKAGLADNMSHI, encoded by the exons ATGCTGTACATGGGGATCGGGGTGGTTGACGGGGGTGGCAGTTCTAGTTCTTCTACTCCCCTTCTTCTACTACAGCAATACGCACGCCTGCGCGTTGCACATCCGTCGTGGCAACTCACTGTCCAGCGACAGGTCGCCAAG ATTGTTCCTGCCACTGCTATCCCTGATGGTTGGATGGGTCTCGATGTTGGCCCAGATTGCATCAAGACTTTCGCCGAAGCCTTGGACACCGCCAAGACTGTTATCTGGAACGGTCCTATGGGAGTCTTCGAGTTTGAGAAGTTTTCCGCAGGCACTGAT GCAATCGCGAAGCAGTTGGCTGAGCTTACTGGGAAGGGTGTGACGACCATCATCGGTGGAGGTGACTCTGTTGCTGCTGTTGAGAAGGCTGGGCTGGCCGACAATATGAGCCACATTTAG